The sequence agagagtgctggagctggctgcagtgatctgggcaggaggcactggaagagaaGGGAGAGGCACTTTAGAGGTGAGCACAGGAGAACACAAGCACTGGAAATTACTCAGAATTGTCATCAAAAGAACACTGGTGAACTTCTCTGGAAGATCTGGtgagagaaggagcctggagctgacgTTTACCGTTCTGGAAACCCATAGTGGATGATGAAATTTTCCCATAAGCATTTTGCTACTGTACGGGCTTTCTGGTTGGTTGTTGGGAACGCCATTGAGAATTTGGTAAAATGATCCGTGAGCACTAGAATATCCTTGACATTACTGGAGTCAGGTTCCAAGCTCAGGAAATCCATGCATATGAGTTCCAGAGGACGTGTTGTGCAGATGTTTACCATTGGAGCAGCTTTCTCCGGTGGAGTCTTCCTCCTGACACAACGAGGACATGTTCTGATTTTGGTTTCTACGTCATTAGCCATTTTAGGCCAGTAGAACCTTGAACGGACAAGTTCTAGAGTCCTTTCCACTCCCAGGTGCCCCATGTCGTTGTGGAAACTGTGCAGAGTGTGGTCTCTCAGAACCTCAGGGAGTACTAACTGAAATGAAATTTgctcttcattttgtctttgcCTGTACAGAATACCGTCGATGAGCTTTAgcttctgccatttctgcagtTTCTCATTGAATTTTCTTCGTTGGCTGGCAACACGACTGGGGTTTGGTGGGTTGTTGCACTGCGATCTGGTGTGGCCATCCTCCCCACACTGGAAACAATAACCTGGTTTAGGTGCAGAAGGAGGGGTTATTGAGGGTGACTTGTTAAATTTACCAGGCTTTGGTCTCTGACTTGAACCACGAGTGTACATGGACCAGTGAGCGCAGCAAGTTGTTTCTGCATTTCAGCCATTTGTTTGGAAAGTTGCTGCGTGAGAGTTGTCAGGGCAGCAACCGCATCTTTTTCACTGCCAGCATCAGTTTGTTGGAAATTCACTGCAGCTTTTTGTTTAGCTCCGCCAAGATGTTGTTTCATCCTCACagcttttgcagcttttctaTCTTCCTCAGTTCGTAGGAGCAATAATAACTCAGCAAATGATGGTGGTTTCGATTTCTGTTGGATTAACTGCAATTCTGATATTAATGTGTTGTCCCAACACCCTCTGCAGAACTGGTTTAGTAAATGTTTATTGAGCTCTGTTTCCAATGCTCCACCTCGTTTGACGGCAAGACTTAATGAGACTTGTAATCGTTGCAGGTAAGCTGATGGTAGCTCTCCAGCATCCTGAAATGTATCCATGAATTTGGCAAATAACTCGTCTCCATCTTGTACTGTGCCGTACCCAGAATCAAGTTGTTGTAGATAGACATCAGGTAGAGTATCTGAGCTTAAATGCTTGACCATATCTGCTGCAGGAGGTAAGAGACTTTCCAAAATTTTGCGTGAACGTTGCAGATCGGATATAGCAGGGTCTTTCATCATCAGATCCACACTGGAACGCCAGGTGTCATAATCAGCTTCGTGAGCAGGTCTAGGCACTTTTCCAGAGAAGACACGCAACTTTTGGGTTGAAAATGAATGACTTGGATGCTCCTCATTTTTAACAATATGCTCAATGACATAACTCTGTACATCAGGAGGATTAAGGTCACTGGCAGAGAGACTGGAGAGGGATGGTCTTGCTTGTGGCTGCATAGTGGGACCTGTAATGGGAGGAGCTTTTGGCAGCTGTGGCAGTGAGGTTTTCCCTGTCACTGGAGCGGCCTCTGGTGACTCCTTAACAGTTGAGACATCAGGTTGGAGCTCAGCGATTGCACCACCTATTTGAGCCATCATCTCTTGCAGGACTTGAGCAAAATCTTTACCAGTAGCTTTAGCCAGTAATTTCAGATCTGACAGGTAAGTCTGTGTCTTAGTCGTGCCCACCTCACCTGCGTATACTTCAGACAACGCAGAAATACTAAATTCTATACCGTTAGTGGGTGCAACAAAAGTGTATGGTAGTAGTGGGTATAGCCCAGAAATTGCAGTTTGAGAATTGAACTCAACGACCATATGTTGATCAGTGGTTAATGTTCTGTTAAATGACCCATACTGTTTTAGAAAATCAAGCACTTCCTCATCAGCCTGCGTATTAGTGACACTGTCCACTATCACCGCCAGCGCTATATCAACTTTAAGTTGATCAACCACTTCCATGGTGGAAAATGAGTAATTACTGATTTATTACTGTGCAACAACCTCCTGGCTAGCTCGCCACAAATTGTGTAGCATTTACACTCAGTATGCAGTTGGGAAATCTGGACAGTAAAAATGCTAACAGGTAAGCAATGATAACCAAAAGTATTTAGTTGATGGGCTAGAGTCTAATTATAATTTCTAGGCTCACTCTAGGAGGCTGAGGACCAGTAACAACAAGCAGCAGACAGGTAAGTTGTATTGCAGGTACCTTTTGTATTATGTTATAGTGCAGAATATTTACAATATATACAGATCAGTCATGACcattttaacagaaaacaaaacaaacactttaaCCCAACGATAACCCAATTGGTTTCTGTCCAATATGTATCAGCAGTTCATTATGAATCAGTCGCTCAATATGTTTCGACAGTTCAATATGTTTCAACTGAGTCTCCTTCTATGCCCCTGAGATCAGGATGAATTCAGTGAATGTCTTTCAGTTAAAGTCCAAGGAAGAATGCAACAAAAGTTCAATCCAGAGCAGTGAGATGAGAGCTGTGGGGGGCATTGGGCTAGAGAGAACTAGAATGCAGATCTCCTACCGCACAGGTGGAGAAATCAACACTGATcagttcaggttcaggttctgGGTAAGCTCGCCATCTTAGATTGGTTTAGATcaggaacagaaaaaaaacccgGCCAATTCAAGTCGACTTTTAGAGCGTGTCACTCGCTTCAACCGGCTCGTTTTAGGTTGTGAACATCTGCTGCAGCCCTGTATGGAGCGTCCCCCACGTCTCCCGACTGACTGAACCACCATGATTTTCAAAGGATCAGTTCACATGACTCACGTGCGTCATGTGACTGAGTTCACGCGAAGGCGCCGAAATACCGCGAGAACTACCAAAGACCAGCTCAGCAGTTAACTTATGAGAGTACTCAACTTTTTACAGGGGTTACATAAGGAAggcaagactcaggcgctgtacagagctgcagcaggtcttAAGTAGTGATCTCTAATcagtgattcgctgcaggtgtgatctctccacagcaccaggggggcggGGTGGACGCCTCAGGAGGAGCAgagaaagttagcagccagtcaCAGCCTCTGGAAACCAGAcgttaacaaaaataaaatgaactatacaaagtaaaacaccacagGAATGTTAGTAAGCTTTGAAGGATAACATCTCagaaggcaagggtggaatgttttaaaaggtttaaaggatgacatctcagaaggaaaggatggaatgttttataagatttaaaGGAGAACATCTtggaaggcaaggatggaatgttttataagcattaaAGGATAACATCTCAGaaggcaaggattgaatgttgtgtaagctttaaaggatgacatattCGAAGGAAAGGGTGGAACATTTTATTAGCTTTGAAGGATAACATCTcaaaaggcaagaatggaatgttttatacactttaaaggatgacttaagaggatgacatcatatttaaCGGCAAGGGTGGAACGTTTTATAGACAtaagaggatgacatcatctttaaaggcaagggtggaatgtttcaTGGACAtaagaggatgacatcatcttcaaaggccaggatggaatgttttaaagacatttaaagataACATCTTggaaggcaagaatggaatgttttaaaagctttaaaggatgacatcatcttcaaatgcaAGGATGGAGTGTTTTATCAGCTGGAGGACTGACCTGAGACTTTCAGACTAATGAACAAACGTGATTGGTCCTCCTTAATCACTGAGGTGTCACCATGGTTCAGGATTAATACTCTCCCCCAGAGCTGTTGCTTCACTTAAGGAGGAGTTCTGTCCAACCAGCTCTGAGGTCTACATTTTTGGTATCCTGCAGCCCCCTATGGGTCAGGAACAAAATAACACGGCGGGCTCATTCCTTGTTTTAAAGCTTCATGAAGATTGGACAAATTATTGATGAGTTATTGTGATTTTCCTCATGAGCCCTGCCCTCTCAGCATTTATTGGTCAGTAAGTTTAATCTGAATAAATCATCGAGCCTTCGGCAGCTTTGAAAAGCTTCACTCAGAGACCAGAAACCAGAAACCAGACCTACATGTTACTGACGTCAAAAATGGGATTATTGcaggaaataataaaaatgatggaCTTTAAATCTCAGACCCTTCATGTACATTTAAGGACATCACATTTTAGCTTTCCCTCAACACAGGGATAACTGGATTTTTGAGAGAATTAACCAGAATGTCCACTCAAATCCACACAGTCTACTGGAAACCTGGGGAGAATCTGCTGTTGAATTTTCAGGAATGTCATGGAAGTTTTAGGGATGTCTGTGAACTTCAGAGATGGAATTTTAAGGGGAGTTTGTGTACTCTGCTTGGATGTTTGCGGGAAAATCACTGGACAAAAAAGACGTCAGACTTGTTCAAGTTATTTAttgtttctgcagttttcaaaagAACCCAAAGATCCATGAAAAAATATGAAgcctcaaaaaagaaaaatatgattcTGGTGATTCTGTCTCAAAAAAGAGATGAGCAGGTTTCAGAAACAAGAGACTGGCAGCCCACCAGTCTGGGACCCCCTAAATCCATCTAAAACCAGTCCTGGATCTGGATCTAAAACCAGTCCTGGATCTAAAACCAGTCCTGGATCTGGATCTAAAACCAGTCCTGGAAATAAAACCAGTCCTGGATCTAAAGTCAGTCCAGTACTGATGTGGATCTAAAGTCAGTCCAGTACTGGTGTGGATCTAAAGTCAGTCCAGTACTGGTGTGGATCTAAAGTCAGTCCAGTACTGGTGTGGATCTAAAGTCAGTCCAGCACTGGTGTGGATCTAAAGTCAGTCCAGCACTGATGTGGTCCCTACAGCTGGATGAAGTCCTGCTGCAGACTGTTCTGTCTTCTGATTGGTTCCCTGCcgctgctgtggttgtggtgaACCTTCACATGAACGTCTCTGGAGCGTTTCTCCTGGTAGCATTTCCCACAGAGAGAGCAGCCGTAGGGTTTCTCCCCGCTGTGGGTCAGCTGGTGTTTCTTCAGGTCGTTCTTGGTGACGAAGGCTTTGGAGCAGCGGCCGCAGCTGAAGGCGCGCTCCTTCCTGTGGAAGCGCAGGTGAGTCTGCAGGTAACCTTTGGTGCTGAAGCTCTTGGGGCAGagagagcagctgaagggtttctcccCACTGTGGGTCAGCATGTGAGCGTTCAGCCCCCCCACCTGCCTGAAGGCTTTCCCACAGACCCGACAGCTGAACGGTTTCTCTCCGCTGTGGATTCTCTGGTGGACTGCCAGGACGTGGATCGATGCCAGGGTCTTTCCACAGGTCTCACAGGAGACGCGGTGGGCGGGGCTTTCTCCGCTGTGTTTCCTGATGTGCGTGCTCAGAGCACCGTTATCCATAAACGTCTTCCCGCAGAACTCACAGATGTACGGCCGCTCCCCGCTGTGGATCCTCCTGTGGCGCCGCAGAGCACCGGGCCGGGGGAAGGACTTCCCACAGATGGAGCAGACGTAGGGTTTCACCCCGGTGTGGCTTCGCATGTGAGTGACGATGTTCTGGAAGGTTCTACCGCAGACGTGGCAGATCTTGGCAGCATCTCTGTGGACCTGCAGGTGGTCTGTGAGGGTCTGTGATGGCAGGACCTTCTGACCACAGATCCCACACACCGCTGTGCTGGAGTGAGTCTTCACGTGTTTCCTTAGACCGCTGGCGCTCTGGAACGACTCGCTGCACACCTGGCAGCAGTGACTCGTCTGAGCGGACTCTCTGGTCTGTTGTCTTATGGCTGGACTCTCCTCCATCTGAGAGTCTGTCACTCCCTGATCCTCCTTGTGGATTTCTCTGCAGTGAGTCTTTAAGGCAGAGTTCTCAGTGAAGTCCTGGCCACAACGCGAGCAAACATACGTCCTCTCTCCGCCGTGGATCTTCCTGTGGCGCCTCAGCGCCCCGGCTCTGGGGAAGCGTTTGTCACAGACAGAGCAGCGGTACGGTTTCACCCCAGTGTGGGTCCTCATGTGGGTCTCCAGGTTCTGGAAAGTCCTGGTGCAGACCAAGCAGGCCCCCCCAGCCTCTCTGTGGGACTCCAGGTGATTCTGCAGAGCCTCAGGTGAGTCCAGCTGCTGTCCACAGACTCCACAGACGCTCCGGGGGTCGCTTCGGTGAGACTCAGCGTGTTTCCTTAGGAAGCCTCGGCTCTGAAACTGGTCACTGCAGACGTGGCAGGACCAGGACCCTCGAGACTGGCCCAGACCACAATCATGCTCCTTATCTGGCTCTGACCCATCGTCCCCTCCATCTTCCTTGTCCTTTTTCTGCCCCTTATCCTCTCCATCCTCTCCCCGCTCTCTGTCCTGTCCCTGCTGTCCCCGCCCCCTCCTCCTGTCGTGGATCTTGTGGTGTCGTCGTAGCGATCCTGCTCGTGGGAACCTCTTTCTACAGATGGAGCAGTAGTacggtttctctccagtgtgccTCCTCATGTGAGTCTCTATGTTCTGAAATGTCTTCCTGCATACCTCACAGGCCCCGCCCCCACTTACGGAGTCCTTGTGAGACATCAGGTGGTGCATGAGGTGGTCTGATGACTGACCACAGACCCCACAGATGCCCTGGTCTGAGTGAGTCTCTGCATGTTTGACCAGATTCCCTCTGTGCCTGAAGCTCCGCCCACAGACAACACAACGACGAGCCGCTGGCCTCTCAGATGCCccctgctgtctgtgagtgttACGGCGCCGTCCTGGATCTGTCCTCAAGTCTTTGGATTCAGTTTTGCTTGGGGAGTGGTCATTTTCCTTCCAGTCGTCGTCGTGGACGCTCTCATCTGCAGCGCGCTCTGAGGAGGCGGAGCTTAGCGGGGCAGTGATGTCAGCGGGTTCTCCCTCAGACAGCAGCAGGGGCTGTTTGTCGGTCAAAATAGACGGGCCGAGGAAATCtagaagaaaaaacataaaacatcatCACTAAATTCACAAGTTCATCGCTTTGTTCTGATGTAACGCCCGTACAGCCCGACCACGTAAAAACACGAGGATGTAGGACACGGTTCTTCTACTTCACataaccaggggtgtcaaacccaaggcctgggggccaaaccTGGCCCGTGGAGCAATTATATCCGCAGATTTCCtgttaaaccataaaaatctaaaaaagtaaagtgtatttcataaaaagtccagaatgtggggaaagaaactcatttgtgtttttatttcatatttttaattttgcatctcaagatttcgactcaaacttatgatttgacTTTTCACTTCAtacttgacattttcaactcctaatttggactttatatgtcacatttttatcttttagattcccaattttaaaatttaagtcatcattttgacctttttaaatccTAACTTTGGCTTcgtaatcccatattttgaactatcagactcacaatttaaaatgttaagtcatattttcacttttaaactcatgatttcatcattgtttctaatattttgacctttcaaacacatgattttaattttatcctcctatatttgcattttaaaacattgtttttctatttttaataacGTGTTCTGGTCTCTTGGACTAATaagttggactttttatctcagatttgagcctttaaacttacaatttttacttttttaaatttccaaatgatttatcatcagtgctgtttttcatattttattactggtgaaaatgaggttgacagttgtggttaaatgttgaccctgttaggccctcaggttagacctgaatccagaatccggcccctgatTCTACGTCGCAGACTGCTGTCAGAGGACTGTTCCAGTCTCAAGGGTCCTTAACTcagtttggccacttttctgccaACTGTCCCCTCTGAGGATGTGTTTCACCATCATTACTGCTGGTTTTCTcatcttttaacccattttgaacttttaaatcccatttcaccttTACTGCCCATTTCTGTGGCTTTTAACCcgttttactgctgttttttagAAAAGGGGGGTTAGATTTTTAAGGGGGCTTTATTCATAATCAATGAAGATATTAGTTGATCAGAGTGTCAGAATGAAACCCTGAGAGTTTTTATGAGCCCGCTGTACCGGATCATAGGGACGGGTCTGAACACAGAATCATATTTTAGTcacagattcattttttttattatggaTAAACCTCCTGTTAGTATTAAAATTCATTCCTCGGCGACCCCTCACCAAGATGGCGGCCATATAGACGTGCAGAGCAGCGGTCCAGGCAGTTTCTCCTGTAAACCTGACTCAAAGGTGTACCTGGGCCTCACCTGTCCGTGTCAGAGCCACCTGTGGGCTCAGCAGCGCCTCCAGCAGGCGGCTCTGTCTCTGCAGGGCCCTCCGGGTCTCCTCCACCTCCCTCTCCACCAGCTCCGTGATCCGCTCCACCGCCGCGGAGAGACTCCCGGTCAGCAGCGGCCGCAGCACGAGCAGCAGGCGGCCCCAGGAGGTCCGCGAGCCCCCGCTGCGCTCCTCCAGCTGCTCCATGAGCTCCTCCTCCACCCGGGACAGCTGCTCCCTCACGGACTCCTTCAGGACCCGGAGGCCCCGGAGCAGCGGGGCTTCACAGGCACACATCCCGGGAACAGAGCCCGAGAGGCGGCTGCAGGAGGGACAGCAACCCGGTAGGTTCCGGGTCAAAGTTTATACAGTGAGGAGCGAAGCTGGAGAACGCCCCCTGCAGGACGGGAGGACAAAGTAcgacagaaaacaacaaaacaaaacacgtTTTTGTTTATtgaataataatgatataaaataataataataacaataatataaaaatgataatagtaataaataatgatacaaataaaataataataataataatgatattaataatacaaattaaataacaataactGTACTAAAAAGGGTGATTTTggttcatatatatatatatatatatatatatatatatatacagtgcttaaatgTATTAgagcaccctaaccctaaattaacagcattggtaattaccaaaatcatttctgtttctgcaatggttaatacaccaatatgtagaagctctttaacccaaatgatatttttaatgctaaaatagaattattattgttatccatgaattttcaaatgtactgatttacaaaaaaactgaaaaaatatttaagcacattaatatttctgattaatctgtcagattatagttatttactgtcattcctgaagagaaaaatgagttttagtggttgaatgttatgcttgattcatttctgacttctcagagaagcccagtgagccggctcagatttgggtgaattcagtttgaaattcctcattcctgttcaaaatggtaaaacgtggagagctgactgaaaatgaaagagtccacattaaagcacttcatgatgctggatggtctctgagacagagatgacagctggtctgatacatttgttaagcactgtgtgtgggtgtgtgtgtgtgtgtgtgtgtgctcagcCTCTGCAGGTATATTTACACACCTGTGCCTCAGTCCTGAGGTGAGCAGAACCCACAACTCTTCCTCCTACCTGCCTTGGGGGGGCAGCTGGACCCTCAGGTAGAAGCATTGTTATATTTCAGTGAAGAGCCTGACCccgctcacacacacagacactgtttttttacatttaaactttattGAACAGCACCAGAGAACAAAGAGAACAAAGAAAGGAAGACGCTGACATTAAAGTCAATCAAACCAATAAACCAGTCAGAACAGTGTCACCTTTAAGCCCCGCCCCCGCCTCTACAGCTGGATGAAGCCCGAGTAGAAAGTGTCTGTCCTCTGCTGCTCTAGGCGCTGGTCAGGCTCCGCCCCTCCCATGCAGTGGACTTTCAGGTGGCCGTTGAGCGAGCGTTTGGCCTGGAAGCTCTTCCCGCAGACGGAGCAGCTGTACGGTTTCTCCCCAGTGTGGATCAGGATGTGTCTCTTCAGGTCCACGTCCTGCATGAAGCCTTTCCCGCACACCTGGCACAGGAAGCGCCGCTCCTTGTTGTGGAAGCGCATGTGTGTGTCCAGGGTGTTCTTCTGCGTGAAGCCCTTCCCACAGAGGCTGCAGGAGAACGCCCGCTCACCCGTGTGGATCTTCAGGTGCATCTTCAGGTTCCCGCTCTGGTTGAAGGCTTTCCCGCAGAAGCTGCAGCTGTacggtttctcccc comes from Cheilinus undulatus linkage group 16, ASM1832078v1, whole genome shotgun sequence and encodes:
- the LOC121523262 gene encoding zinc finger protein 497-like, with the protein product MCACEAPLLRGLRVLKESVREQLSRVEEELMEQLEERSGGSRTSWGRLLLVLRPLLTGSLSAAVERITELVEREVEETRRALQRQSRLLEALLSPQVALTRTDFLGPSILTDKQPLLLSEGEPADITAPLSSASSERAADESVHDDDWKENDHSPSKTESKDLRTDPGRRRNTHRQQGASERPAARRCVVCGRSFRHRGNLVKHAETHSDQGICGVCGQSSDHLMHHLMSHKDSVSGGGACEVCRKTFQNIETHMRRHTGEKPYYCSICRKRFPRAGSLRRHHKIHDRRRGRGQQGQDRERGEDGEDKGQKKDKEDGGDDGSEPDKEHDCGLGQSRGSWSCHVCSDQFQSRGFLRKHAESHRSDPRSVCGVCGQQLDSPEALQNHLESHREAGGACLVCTRTFQNLETHMRTHTGVKPYRCSVCDKRFPRAGALRRHRKIHGGERTYVCSRCGQDFTENSALKTHCREIHKEDQGVTDSQMEESPAIRQQTRESAQTSHCCQVCSESFQSASGLRKHVKTHSSTAVCGICGQKVLPSQTLTDHLQVHRDAAKICHVCGRTFQNIVTHMRSHTGVKPYVCSICGKSFPRPGALRRHRRIHSGERPYICEFCGKTFMDNGALSTHIRKHSGESPAHRVSCETCGKTLASIHVLAVHQRIHSGEKPFSCRVCGKAFRQVGGLNAHMLTHSGEKPFSCSLCPKSFSTKGYLQTHLRFHRKERAFSCGRCSKAFVTKNDLKKHQLTHSGEKPYGCSLCGKCYQEKRSRDVHVKVHHNHSSGREPIRRQNSLQQDFIQL